The Thermoanaerobaculia bacterium region CCGAATGGCGGCCCTCGCCCATGAAATCTTGTATTATTCCCGCGAGCCGGACGCCGAATGAAATGGATCTACGTGGGAGCGGGAGGCTTTCTCGGCGCGATCGCGCGATACGCGGTCGGCGGGTGGATCTCGTCGCGTTATCGGGGGCAATTCCCCGTGGCGACGTTCGTCATCAACGTCACGGGAAGCTTCGTTCTCGGCCTCTTTCTGACGATCGCCACGGAGCGGATCGCCCTCGACCCTCGCTGGAGGCTCTTCGTCGCGGTCGGTTTCGTCGGCGCCTACACGACCTTCTCCACGTTCGAGTACGAATCGGAGCGGCTCGCCGCGGCAGGGGGCTTCTGGCTCGCCGGGGTCAATCTCGTCGGGTCGGTGATCGTGGGGTTCCTGGCGGTCTGGCTGGGCAGCCGCCTGGCGGTCCGGTTCTGAGGAGGTGAGGCGATGCCCCTCGACGGCGAAGAGTTTCGGAAGCTCGTCATCTACATTGGCGAGTCGGACCATCGCGGGGGAAAGCCCCTGTACGAGGTCCTGCTCTTCCTCCTCCAGAAGAAAGGGATCGCCGGAGCCTCGGCCGTCCGGGGTCTCGCCGGATACGGCGGACACGGGGTCATGCACACGACCGCCATCCTTCGCCTCTCCGAGGATCTGCCGATCCGCATCGAGGCGATCGACCACCGCGAGAAGATCGAGGCGGTGCTGCCCGACGTTCTCGACCTCGTCGACGAGGGTCTGGTCGAGGTCGAAACCGTCCGCGTCTACAGGGCCTCCCCGATCAAGGGAGAGGAGAAATCGGAAACGGAGGCGCCGCTCATGAAGCTCGAAGGCCAGGCGAAGATGCTTCGGATCCACATCGGCGACGACGACAAGTGGGAGGGCGAGCCTCTCTACCGCGCGATCCTGAAACGCGCCAAGGCTCTCGACATCGCGGGCGCCACCGTCTATCGGGCGATCGAGGGATACGGCGCCCACAAGCGGCGGCACAAGGCGGGCGTCTTCTCGTCCGATGCCCCGATCTCGGTCGTGATCATCGACACCGAGGAAAAGGTGCATGCCCTCCTCCACGCGCTCGAATCGATCGTCACCGAGGGATGCCTCGTCGCGATCTCCGACGTGAACGTCGTCAAGTACAGCCGGCACATGGACAGGACCGAACCCCTCCCTCACGTGACGGAGTCCTGAGCCCGGAGCAGACAGGGGTGGCGGGGCGTTCTGGATTCGCCCGGCGCTGCTCGGCGTCCTCATCTCACGGCGGACGACCGGCGGGGGATTGCCGATGAAGCGCTCCGCGCCAAAACCGGGAAACGCTCCCCGCCCTGTCGTCCGAGGCGCCCGACGCGGCCGTATTTCTCGGCGACGCGGCCGACTACCGGCGGGCCCCACGAATCTTGTCGGCGGCCTCCCGCAAGCGCGAACTCTCTTTGAGCGCCGCAAGGTCCTGCGGCGATTCCTGAAACCGCTCCAGCGCATTGAAAAAACCGTCGAGAACGTCGCCTTTCCGACTCGGCACCAGGAAGAGATGCGTGTGCGGGATGCGGCGGCCACGGGCATAGAGACACACGAAGTCCGGGGCGTAGGCCTTCCCGAGGCGGCGGGCCACACGTCTCGCCATTCGGAAGAGGTTGACGGCATCGTCTTCGCTCAGGTCGTGCCACCACGGGACATGTCTCTTCGAGATGACCAGGCAGTGCCCCTCCGACAGCGGGTTGATGTCGAGCAGGCAGAGGGACGACTCGTCCTCCTCCACGACATGCGCCGGCGCACGGCCCGCGACGATCTCACAGAATACGCAGCCCGGATTCTTTTTCG contains the following coding sequences:
- the crcB gene encoding fluoride efflux transporter CrcB, giving the protein MKWIYVGAGGFLGAIARYAVGGWISSRYRGQFPVATFVINVTGSFVLGLFLTIATERIALDPRWRLFVAVGFVGAYTTFSTFEYESERLAAAGGFWLAGVNLVGSVIVGFLAVWLGSRLAVRF
- a CDS encoding DUF190 domain-containing protein; the encoded protein is MPLDGEEFRKLVIYIGESDHRGGKPLYEVLLFLLQKKGIAGASAVRGLAGYGGHGVMHTTAILRLSEDLPIRIEAIDHREKIEAVLPDVLDLVDEGLVEVETVRVYRASPIKGEEKSETEAPLMKLEGQAKMLRIHIGDDDKWEGEPLYRAILKRAKALDIAGATVYRAIEGYGAHKRRHKAGVFSSDAPISVVIIDTEEKVHALLHALESIVTEGCLVAISDVNVVKYSRHMDRTEPLPHVTES
- a CDS encoding HIT family protein, giving the protein MSKKNPGCVFCEIVAGRAPAHVVEEDESSLCLLDINPLSEGHCLVISKRHVPWWHDLSEDDAVNLFRMARRVARRLGKAYAPDFVCLYARGRRIPHTHLFLVPSRKGDVLDGFFNALERFQESPQDLAALKESSRLREAADKIRGARR